One Pseudobutyrivibrio xylanivorans genomic window, CTATATTCATTTTTTCTTACCCCCTTTACCATATGGTTGTTTTGCATCTGGAAAGATGGTTCCTATTTGCCCATGTGTTCGTATAACTCCAACACGAACTCCTTTCCACATTCCAAATACAGCCACTCCATCCTTGGTATGTCTATTTCCTTTCAAATTTGCCACATGCTCTCCTGCATGTTTTATGTCCTTGCTAGTCCAGTTCTTTGGAAACCACGATTGTCCCATAGATTTTGTTTTTGCCTTATTTGTATGGTCCAAAACATGTCCTACTCGTACCCCATTAGGATAGGTCTTCTCAACCTTATATCTAATGCCATACTTATCAAGTTCGTTCATGCCCGCTTGTCCGTGTCCCCCACTCTTAAGCCGTATATGATTGCCGTTACGTGGCTTTGTATAGGCACCTTCATTTGAATGAACTACTGAGAATTGGCTTGCAGATCCTGCAGCACCGCGAGTATTTAATACCCTTCCCGATTTAGTTGTACCCATAGACGTTCCCTCCTGTCATAATTGACAGACAAGGAACTAAAACAATTTCTTTTTTCATTTTTCCTCATCTTTCTGCCAAGAATTATTCTTGACCAAACAATAAAAAGATTTTTAGTTGCATTTTTTATTGCTCTCTCAGAAAGATTGAAGTAGAATATAATATACCAAATATGAAAGATTCTACTGAGTCTTTCTTTGAGAGAACGTATAGCTGCGCCAACAGTTATGCGTTTTTTCTTTACCTATGTAAAGCCTCTCATAATTTTGCCTCCTTTCTATGGGTAAAGATAATAGATATCTTAATTAAGCATTTTTATGTTTACCATTGTTTTTATTATCAGATCTATCCAATTTTCTCCTATTTTTAGCAAAAGCCTGCGAAACATAATATGTCTCAACAATTTCCTTAGGTTTCATTCCCTTACTCTCATTGTATGGAATCATAACCTCTGCACATAATGCCTTAGCCTGCCATTCAACACTACAATATGCTGGTATTTCTTTATCCTCAAAACTTCTGTTATAAAGAGGAGTATATCCTATTTCAAACAAAAACACATGGCAGATTTCGTGACATATAAAACCAAGAAATGCTCCTATCCTTTTCTTATACGCTCCCCAATACACAGTCGCTTTTATCTCGATTGTGAATCCGCCTC contains:
- a CDS encoding EndoU domain-containing protein — encoded protein: MGTTKSGRVLNTRGAAGSASQFSVVHSNEGAYTKPRNGNHIRLKSGGHGQAGMNELDKYGIRYKVEKTYPNGVRVGHVLDHTNKAKTKSMGQSWFPKNWTSKDIKHAGEHVANLKGNRHTKDGVAVFGMWKGVRVGVIRTHGQIGTIFPDAKQPYGKGGKKK